One genomic region from Phocoena sinus isolate mPhoSin1 chromosome 3, mPhoSin1.pri, whole genome shotgun sequence encodes:
- the LOC116751054 gene encoding LOW QUALITY PROTEIN: translation initiation factor IF-2-like (The sequence of the model RefSeq protein was modified relative to this genomic sequence to represent the inferred CDS: inserted 4 bases in 2 codons) — protein MSAVAGLSQRRKLRPRSKGPVPGAVQRGVDQQRGADQPPGADVRGSGEGRHSVGYLHLHLPNPRAPRSPKRVGKSFGLLTATGGWRSARRGAQLPSGDPRVHHGATCXAKLKLSLREPPARAAECCFPGRFREAGSRGTCGRRSGCPGWERGRRAGGVCXLGAPGRSGSRESSLGGARDGALGRSSPGAAGPGPGVCKRPWSEAGTQWPGRGRPFWAGSRPGMEGGAEVVKWRAGPPCRRRPWPGSLYGFPGETWRLALGRQAQRGSDPSFPRAQSHALRGTGCVQDWRAQ, from the exons ATGTCGGCTGTGGCCGGCCTCAGCCAGAGGAGAAAGCTGCGACCCAG GTCGAAAGGACCAGTTCCCGGCGCGGTCCAGCGCGGCGTGGACCAGCAGCGCGGCGCGGACCAGCCGCCCGGCGCAGACGTAAG GGGCAGTGGCGAGGGTCGTCACTCAGTCGGCTACCTCCACCTACACCTTCCCAACCCGCGGGCACCGAGAAGCCCGAAAAGGGTCGGAAAGAGCTTCGGGCTCCTTACCGCGACCGGCGGGTGGAGGTCAGCTCGTCGCGGGGCGCAGCTCCCGTCTGGGGATCCCCGAGTTCATCACGGGGCTACGTG GGCCAAGTTGAAGCTTTCCCTCCGAGAACCCCCTGCCCGGGCGGCGGAGTGCTGCTTCCCCGGGAGATTCAGAGAAGCGGGCAGTCGGGGGACTTGCGGGCGGAGGAGCGGGTGCCCCGGCTGGGAACGCGGCCGGCGGGCTGGTGGGGTTTG CCTGGGCGCGCCAGGCCGCAGCGGCTCCCGGGAAAGTTCTCTTGGCGGCGCAAGGGATGGCGCCCTGGGCAGGAGTAGCCCAGGTGCAGCTGGGCCGGGCCCGGGCGTCTGCAAAAGGCCCTGGAGCGAAGCGGGGACCCAGTGGCCGGGAAGGGGGCGCCCCTTCTGGGCGGGGTCTCGGCCGGGGATGGAGGGTGGAGCAGAGGTGGTCAAATGGCGAG CGGGTCCGCCTTGCCGTCGCAGGCCCTGGCCCGGCTCGCTGTATGGGTTTCCCGGGGAGACCTGGAGGCTTGCTCTAGGAAGGCAGGCGCAGCGAGGGTCGGACCCCAGCTTTCCGCGCGCCCAGTCCCACGCCCTCCGCGGGACCGGCTGTGTCCAGGATTGGCGGGCACAATAG